In Mangifera indica cultivar Alphonso chromosome 1, CATAS_Mindica_2.1, whole genome shotgun sequence, a single genomic region encodes these proteins:
- the LOC123192061 gene encoding 8-hydroxygeraniol dehydrogenase-like, translating into MAKSPEQQHPVKAFGWAATDPSGHLSPFKFSRRETGDEDVRFKVLYCGICHTDLHCIKNEWSNSTYPLLPGHEIVGVVTEVGSKVKKVKAGDKVGVGCMVGACHSCESCFNNLENHCSKTILTYNSIYTDGTITYGGYSDHMVANQHYIIVFPDNMPLDAGAPLLCAGITVYSPLKYFGLAEPGKHIGVVGLGGLGHVAVKFAKAFGVKVTVISTSPSKMKEALEQLGADSFLVSRDPEKMQAATGTLDGIIDTVSAVHPVSPLLSLLNSNGKLIMVGAPEKPLELPVWSLLAGRKTVAGSVTGGMKETQEMIDFAAKHNITADIEVIPMDYVNTAMERLAKADVRYRFVIDIGNTLAATMP; encoded by the exons ATGGCCAAGTCACCGGAGCAGCAACACCCTGTTAAGGCTTTTGGGTGGGCAGCCACTGACCCTTCTGGTCATCTCTCCCCCTTCAAATTCTCCAGGAG GGAAACAGGTGATGAAGATGTGAGGTTTAAGGTGTTATATTGTGGGATATGCCACACTGATCTTCACTGTATCAAAAATGAATGGAGCAACTCTACTTACCCTTTGCTTCCTGG GCATGAAATTGTTGGAGTAGTGACAGAAGTGGGTAGCAAAGTGAAGAAAGTAAAAGCAGGAGACAAAGTTGGTGTTGGATGCATGGTGGGTGCATGCCACTCCTGCGAGAGTTGTTTCAATAATCTTGAAAACCATTGTTCAAAAACGATACTTACTTACAATTCCATCTACACTGATGGAACAATCACATATGGGGGATATTCCGATCATATGGTTGCCAATCAACACTATATTATTGTGTTCCCTGATAATATGCCACTTGATGCTGGTGCTCCTCTACTCTGTGCTGGGATCACCGTTTATAGTCCCTTGAAATATTTTGGATTAGCTGAACCAGGGAAGCACATCGGCGTCGTCGGCCTCGGTGGGCTTGGTCACGTGGCTGTTAAATTTGCCAAGGCCTTTGGCGTTAAAGTGACAGTAATTAGTACCTCTCCAAGCAAGATGAAAGAAGCTTTGGAACAACTTGGTGCTGATTCATTTTTGGTTAGCCGTGACCCAGAAAAAATGCAG GCGGCTACGGGTACTTTGGATGGTATTATTGACACAGTGTCTGCAGTTCATCCAGTTTCGCCACTGCTCAGTCTGTTGAATTCCAATGGAAAGCTTATTATGGTTGGCGCCCCAGAGAAGCCACTAGAGTTGCCTGTCTGGTCTTTACTTGCAG GAAGAAAGACAGTGGCTGGCAGTGTTACAGGAGGAATGAAAGAGACACAGGAGATGATTGACTTTGCTGCAAAACACAACATAACGGCTGATATTGAAGTTATTCCGATGGATTATGTGAACACAGCTATGGAAAGACTTGCTAAGGCTGACGTTAGATACCGATTTGTCATTGACATTGGGAATACCTTGGCAGCAACCATGCCTTGA